TTCCTGCCTTGCGTTTTGATGTTCGATGTCAGTACAGCTCTTGCTTGACCGCCACGTCGTACTTGGCATCCAGTGCCGACGCAGACACGCCGCTCAGTCCGGCCAGCGCAACCAGCACCGTGCCGACGCTGGGCAGGCTGGCGCGATCCACCTGCGATGCGGGGTTCCACAGCCGCGCACGGTTGACGGCTTTTCCGCAATGGAACAGCGCTTCCTCGACCTTCACCACGACGGCGGCCTTGGGCTGTTTTGCTCCCTCCGCGAGTTCCTCAAGCAGTTCGGAGGCCGTCGAGATGCGGGCGCAGCCGTTGATGCGCATGAACACCTCCAGCCCCGGGAACAGAAAGAGCATGGCGACTCTGTCGTCATGCTGCAGGTTGCGCAAGGACTCGATGCGGTTGTTGCCGGGCCAGTCCGCAAAGACGAGCGTGGTCGCGTCCAGCATCCGCACGAAGCCCGGCGGGCCGCCGCGCGGAGAGGCGTCCAGGCCTGCGTCCTGACGCCCGGTGGCCAGGCAGAAGAAGGTCGCGATCTCCAGATACGCGCGGTGGTATTCGGTAAGGTAGTTGGTCACCGCTTTCTGGATCATCGGCGGCGGCGCTGCGTACAGCGCACCGAGATCGACAGGCTCGCGCGGGGCCATATGCACGAAAAGATCCGCCGCACCTTCGGGCAGAACGCTGGGGTCTTGCATGGTCATTTACTCCTGGATGAAAGGCCATGCTAGGTTGGCATCCGTGGCGAAGCTATGCTATTCAGGTCAATCGATACCTCATTTGCGCCATGCTCCCACCCTACCCGCCCGGGATTGCCGACCCGAAGAACGACGACGCCGGCCCCTTGGTGGTCGTCGTTTCGCAATGCATTGAAGGACACACCCTGGTCGATGCGCACAGCCACGGGCGCGGGCAGTTGCTCGGCGTCTGGCGCGGCCTCATAACGCTAGGCACCACTGCCGGAAAATGGCTGGTGCCGAATGTGCACGCGGTCTGGATTCCACCCGGGCAATTGCATTGGGCGAACACGCATGGCCAGGTCGACGGTTGGAGCGTGTATGTGCGTGCAAGCGCTTGCGAGGGTCTGCCGCAGCAGCCAGCCACGCTGCGCCTCTCGGCCCTGCTGCGCGAAACCTTGCGCCGGCTGGAGTCCCTGCACGAAGCGCCTGCGGACCCCATGCGCGGTCTGCTTGAGCAAGTGGTGGTGCAGGAAGTCCGCTCGCTGCCTGCGCAGGCGCTCAACCTGCCGATGCCAACCAGCACATCGCTGGTGAAGATCGCGCAGGGGTTGCTAAAGGAGCCGGCATTGGAGCACTCGCTGGAGGACTGGGCGGCGCTGGCGAATGTCTCCCCACGCACGCTGAGTCGGCGCTTTCCAGTGGAGACCGGCTACAGCCTGGGCGCCTGGCGGCAGCGGGCGCGCCTGCTGCGCTCCCTCGAACTGCTGGCTGAGGGGCATTCCGTCACCGCCACTGCACTTGAACTCGGCTACAGTAGCATCAGCGCATTCATCGCCTTGTTCAAGCGCAGCTTTGGCGTGACGCCCACCCAGTACCTGCGAGGGGATTCGGCCTCCGCATGACCTCGCCTTCGCCTATCGCGTGCTTGAGGTCTTGAGCTGATCGCACCGATCCCATTCAACGGAAACAAAAAGCCCCGCTGCTATTTTCATAGCAGCGGGGCCTTGTTTTTAATGGTCGGCGTGGCGGGATTCGAACTCGCGACCCCTTGCACCCCATGCAAGTGCGCTACCAGGCTGCGCTACACGCCGACAAGCCTCAGATTATAACCCGTGACTCAGTGCGTCGCGGACAGGAGCTCGCGTATTTCGAACAATTCTCGCCGCACCAGCAAAAGCTTCTGCGACACCTGGCTGTCCTCGTCGAGCGACACGCTGTCTTCGAAGTCGTCAAAGCTCGAATCGTCGCCTTCGATCACCTCCACGCCTTCGAGCATGACTTCGCCATTGCGCCGCTTGTCGCGTTCCACCTGCACCAGCTCCTGCAGCTTGTTGCGCGCACCGCTGATGGTGAATCCCTGGTCGTACAGCAGGTCGCGGATGCGGCGGATCATCAGCACCTCATGGTGCTGGTAATACCGGCGGTTGCCACGTCGCTTCATGGGTCGCAACTGCGTGAATTCCTGCTCCCAATACCGTAGCACGTGCGGTTTGACACCGCACAAATCGCTGACCTCACCAATGGTGAAATAGCGTTTGGCTGGGATGGGTGGGAGAGCTTTCTCCATTGAAATCAATGTTGTACAGGGGAAAGCTTCGAGGTTACTCTAACTGGGCCTGGCGTGCAAAGCCCCTGCGCCCGCAGCCCCGAAAATGCAACGAAGTGTTGTTTCTCAGGCCATGTCCGGGACATCCTGCTCGCCCTGGATCTGTTCCTTGAGCTTGTGGCTGGCATGGAACGTCACGACACGGCGCGCCTGGATCGGGATGGCCTCCCCGGTCCGCGGGTTGCGTCCCGGACGCGGGGCCTTGGTGCGGATCTGAAAGTTGCCGAAGCCCGAGATTTTGACGTCGCGGCCTTCGACCAGGCTGTCGGAAATCAGGTCGAAGAACGCATCGATCATGTCCTTGGATTCACGCTTGTTCAGGCCGATCTGCTCGAACAGCAGCTCTGCCAGCTGCGCCTTGGTCAAGGCCGGCGTCTCCAGGCTTTCAACGGCAAATTCCATGGGGTCCTCTCTCTGTTGTGGCTTCTGATGGGGCCCGCTCAGGCACGCAGGCGCGCACCGAGCTGATCGACCAGCTGGCCGACCACGGCCTGCACGGCGGCTTCGATCTGCTCGTCGGTCAGTGTGGCTTCATCGCTGTTGAGCGTCAAGCGCACGGCCAGGCTCTTCTCGCCCTCGCCCATGCCGCCGCCGGCTTGCTTGGGACGGTAGACGTCAAACAGCACGGCACCGCGCAGCAGGCCGTTCGTCGGGGCCGCCTGCACGGCCGCCATGAGCGCCGCGTGGGTCACCGATTCGGTCACCAGTACGGCGATGTCGCGCTCCACGGCCTGGTGCTTGGCAACCGGCCGGAAAGCCGGTACCGCGCGCTGCAGCACGGCATCCAGTTCCAGTTCGAACATGACGGGCGCATGCGCCAGGTCGTAGCCCTGGCGCCACTGGGGATGGAGTTCGCCGACAAAGCCGATGGCCTTGCCGTCGAGGATGACCCTCGCGCAACGTCCAGGGTGCATGGCCGGATGCTGCGCCGGCTCGAAGGACGCCTGCAAAGGCGCCAGCAGCGCCTCGACATCGCCTTTCGCATCGAAGAAGTCCACGCCCTGGTCCTTGCGACCCCATTGCGGCGCATCGACACTGCCATAGGTCATGCCGGCGACACGCATCGGCTGATGCACGCCGGCAACCGTCGTGTCGGTATCGCGCACCGAGGCGTCTCGCAGGAACACGCGCCCCAGTTCGAACACGCGCACGCGCTGCGCCTTGCGGTCCAGGTTGAACTTCAGGACCTGCAGCAGCGAGCCAAGCAGCGACGAGCGCATCACGCTCATCTGGCTGGCAATCGGGTTGAGCAGCTTGATGGGCTCGGCATTGCCCGCCAGCTCGCGCTCCCAGCGTTCCTCGACGAAGCTGAAATTGATGGTTTCCTGGTAGCCGAGAGCCGCCAGCGCGCGCCGCACGGCAAACGCGCTGCGCTGCGATTCGGCGCGGATCCTGGCGGTGATGGGGGCCAGCGGCGGCGTGGTCGGCAGCTGGTTGTAGCCCACCAGACGCGCCACTTCCTCGATCAGGTCCTCCTCGATCTGCAGATCGAACCGGTAGGACGGCGGCACCACGGTCAGCGTGCCCTCGCCTTCGGTCAGCGGCAAGCCCAGGCGCCTGAGCGCCTCGGCGCACTGCGCCTGGGTGAGAGGCATGCCGATCACCTTGGCCGCGCGTGCGACACGCAGCACGACGGGCGCAGCCGCCGGCAGATGGGCGATCTGGTCGTCCATCACGCCGGCCTCGCCCCCGCAGATGTCGAGGATCAACTGGGTGATGCGTTCGATGTGCTCCACCGTCTGGCCCGGGTCCACACCACGCTCGAAGCGATGGCCGGCATCCGTGGAGAAGTTGTAGCGGCGCGAGCGGCCGGCGATGGACTGGGGCCACCAGAACGCGGCCTCGACATAGACATTCTTCGTGTCGTCCGACACCGCTGTGGCATCACCGCCCATGATGCCGGCGAGCGATTCGACCTGGGCGTCATCGGCGATCACGCCGACCTTGTCGTCCACCGTCACGGTGTTGCCATTGAGCAGCTTGAGCTGTTCACCGGCCTGGCCCCAGCGCACGTCGAGGCCGCCGTGGATCTTGTCGAGATCGAAGATGTGCGAAGGACGGCCGAACTCGAACATCACGTAGTTGGAAATGTCCACCAGCG
This Variovorax terrae DNA region includes the following protein-coding sequences:
- a CDS encoding helix-turn-helix domain-containing protein encodes the protein MLPPYPPGIADPKNDDAGPLVVVVSQCIEGHTLVDAHSHGRGQLLGVWRGLITLGTTAGKWLVPNVHAVWIPPGQLHWANTHGQVDGWSVYVRASACEGLPQQPATLRLSALLRETLRRLESLHEAPADPMRGLLEQVVVQEVRSLPAQALNLPMPTSTSLVKIAQGLLKEPALEHSLEDWAALANVSPRTLSRRFPVETGYSLGAWRQRARLLRSLELLAEGHSVTATALELGYSSISAFIALFKRSFGVTPTQYLRGDSASA
- a CDS encoding MSMEG_1061 family FMN-dependent PPOX-type flavoprotein, which translates into the protein MQDPSVLPEGAADLFVHMAPREPVDLGALYAAPPPMIQKAVTNYLTEYHRAYLEIATFFCLATGRQDAGLDASPRGGPPGFVRMLDATTLVFADWPGNNRIESLRNLQHDDRVAMLFLFPGLEVFMRINGCARISTASELLEELAEGAKQPKAAVVVKVEEALFHCGKAVNRARLWNPASQVDRASLPSVGTVLVALAGLSGVSASALDAKYDVAVKQELY
- the pheT gene encoding phenylalanine--tRNA ligase subunit beta, with amino-acid sequence MQFPESWLREFCNPLLTTEQLAETLTMAGLEVEELKPVAPPFTKIVVGEIKEAVQHPNADRLRVCQVDAGQGALLNIVCGAPNARVGIKVPVALAGAELPPGEDGKPFLIKVGKLRGVESQGMLCSARELKLSEDHGGLLELAADAPVGQDIRAYLNLDDTLFTLKLTPNLAHALSVYGIAREVSALTGAPLKQPAFPPTAVKYQDRLPVRISAPDLCGRFSGRIVRNVDTQAATPQWMVDRLARCGQRSVTALVDISNYVMFEFGRPSHIFDLDKIHGGLDVRWGQAGEQLKLLNGNTVTVDDKVGVIADDAQVESLAGIMGGDATAVSDDTKNVYVEAAFWWPQSIAGRSRRYNFSTDAGHRFERGVDPGQTVEHIERITQLILDICGGEAGVMDDQIAHLPAAAPVVLRVARAAKVIGMPLTQAQCAEALRRLGLPLTEGEGTLTVVPPSYRFDLQIEEDLIEEVARLVGYNQLPTTPPLAPITARIRAESQRSAFAVRRALAALGYQETINFSFVEERWERELAGNAEPIKLLNPIASQMSVMRSSLLGSLLQVLKFNLDRKAQRVRVFELGRVFLRDASVRDTDTTVAGVHQPMRVAGMTYGSVDAPQWGRKDQGVDFFDAKGDVEALLAPLQASFEPAQHPAMHPGRCARVILDGKAIGFVGELHPQWRQGYDLAHAPVMFELELDAVLQRAVPAFRPVAKHQAVERDIAVLVTESVTHAALMAAVQAAPTNGLLRGAVLFDVYRPKQAGGGMGEGEKSLAVRLTLNSDEATLTDEQIEAAVQAVVGQLVDQLGARLRA
- a CDS encoding MerR family transcriptional regulator produces the protein MEKALPPIPAKRYFTIGEVSDLCGVKPHVLRYWEQEFTQLRPMKRRGNRRYYQHHEVLMIRRIRDLLYDQGFTISGARNKLQELVQVERDKRRNGEVMLEGVEVIEGDDSSFDDFEDSVSLDEDSQVSQKLLLVRRELFEIRELLSATH
- a CDS encoding integration host factor subunit alpha; amino-acid sequence: MSGPHQKPQQREDPMEFAVESLETPALTKAQLAELLFEQIGLNKRESKDMIDAFFDLISDSLVEGRDVKISGFGNFQIRTKAPRPGRNPRTGEAIPIQARRVVTFHASHKLKEQIQGEQDVPDMA